A stretch of Brassica napus cultivar Da-Ae chromosome C6, Da-Ae, whole genome shotgun sequence DNA encodes these proteins:
- the LOC106402531 gene encoding vesicle transport v-SNARE 11 isoform X2, whose protein sequence is MDLEARSLPPGVKSSLLVKLREFKSDLNNFKTQVKRITSANLNAAARDELLEAGMADTKTASADQRARLMMSTERLGRTTDRLKDSRRTMMETEEIGVSILQDLHGQRQSLLRAGDTLSGVDENVGKSKKILTGMTRRMNRNKWTIGAIIAALVVAIIIILYFKLTK, encoded by the exons ATGGATCTCGAGGCGAGGAGCCTCCCACCCGGTGTTAAGTCCAGCCTCCTTGTCAAATTAAGAGAGTTCAAGTCTGATCTTAACAACTTCAAAACACAAGTGAAGAGAATCACATCTGCAAACTTGAACGCTGCTGCTCGGGACGAGTTGCTTGAAGCTGGCATGGCTGACACAAAAACG GCTTCAGCTGATCAAAGAGCAAGGCTGATGATGTCAACAGAACGTTTGGGTCGAACCACAGACAGGCTCAAGGACAGTCGTAGAACAATGATGGAGACTGAAGAGATTGGCGTTTCAATCCTCCAAGACTTGCACGGTCAGAGGCAATCTCTCCTACGTGCTGGAGACACG CTTAGTGGAGTAGACGAGAATGTTGGAAAGAGCAAGAAGATCTTGACAGGCATGACGAGGAGGATGAACAGGAACAAATGGACCATTGGAGCCATTATCGCCGCTTTGGTCGTCGCCATTATCATCATCTTGTACTTCAAACTCACCAAGTAA
- the LOC106402531 gene encoding vesicle transport v-SNARE 11 isoform X1, with amino-acid sequence MSEVFNGYERQYCDLSANLSKKCSSALSLDGEQKKQKLSEIKSGLEIAEALIRKMDLEARSLPPGVKSSLLVKLREFKSDLNNFKTQVKRITSANLNAAARDELLEAGMADTKTASADQRARLMMSTERLGRTTDRLKDSRRTMMETEEIGVSILQDLHGQRQSLLRAGDTLSGVDENVGKSKKILTGMTRRMNRNKWTIGAIIAALVVAIIIILYFKLTK; translated from the exons ATGAGTGAGGTGTTTAACGGATACGAGCGCCAATATTGCGACCTCTCTGCCAATCTTTCCAAGAAATGTTCCTCTGCGCTTTCCCTTGACGGAG AACAAAAGAAGCAGAAGCTTTCCGAAATCAAATCTGGCCTTGAAATTGCAGAGGCATTG ATTAGGAAAATGGATCTCGAGGCGAGGAGCCTCCCACCCGGTGTTAAGTCCAGCCTCCTTGTCAAATTAAGAGAGTTCAAGTCTGATCTTAACAACTTCAAAACACAAGTGAAGAGAATCACATCTGCAAACTTGAACGCTGCTGCTCGGGACGAGTTGCTTGAAGCTGGCATGGCTGACACAAAAACG GCTTCAGCTGATCAAAGAGCAAGGCTGATGATGTCAACAGAACGTTTGGGTCGAACCACAGACAGGCTCAAGGACAGTCGTAGAACAATGATGGAGACTGAAGAGATTGGCGTTTCAATCCTCCAAGACTTGCACGGTCAGAGGCAATCTCTCCTACGTGCTGGAGACACG CTTAGTGGAGTAGACGAGAATGTTGGAAAGAGCAAGAAGATCTTGACAGGCATGACGAGGAGGATGAACAGGAACAAATGGACCATTGGAGCCATTATCGCCGCTTTGGTCGTCGCCATTATCATCATCTTGTACTTCAAACTCACCAAGTAA
- the LOC111212072 gene encoding uncharacterized protein LOC111212072, whose product MEKISMKLAFFIFIAISSGKYLYYIYSMRKMFYNTVLLLTYLSYGFLVMSITETGANRLLQEEASQTVLLHHEASSQEAINPNKIHCKKGCHIECVPNPFIVECFCQC is encoded by the coding sequence ATGGAGAAAATATCAATGAAACTTGCATTCTTTATCTTCATAGCTATTAGCTCcggtaaatatttatattacatatattcCATGCGTAAGATGTTTTATAATACTGTATTATTGTTAACATATCTTTCTTATGGTTTTTTAGTGATGAGTATCACAGAAACTGGAGCAAACCGGTTACTACAAGAAGAAGCTTCTCAAACTGTATTGTTGCACCATGAAGCTTCTTCGCAGGAGGCTATCAACCCAAACAAAATTCACTGCAAGAAAGGGTGTCATATTGAATGTGTTCCCAATCCATTCATTGTTGAATGTTTTTGTCAATGTTAA
- the LOC106382937 gene encoding ARF guanine-nucleotide exchange factor GNL1, giving the protein MGHQNHHPSGSNSFHGGEFKSCHSKPSKVAVASMINSEIGAVLAVMRRNVRWGVRYIGDDDQLEHSLIHSLKELRKQIFMWHANWQNVDPKLYIQPFLDVILSDETGAPITGVALSSVYKILTLDVFTLDTVNVGEAMHIIVDALKSCRFEVTDPASEEVVLMKILQVLLACIKSKAANGLSNQDIFTIINICLRVVHQSTSKSELLQRLARHTMHELVRCIFSQLPYISPLANETELNVGDKVGTVDWDQKSRESKVVNGNIDSVSVTLGTDKDPRSSEMVAPETELNNDEKGTEVSDDLNVAANGESAMLAPFGIPCMVEIFHFLCTLLNVGESGEVNSRSNPIAFDEDVPLFALGLVNSAIELGGSSFREHPKLLSLIQDELFCNLMQFGMSMSPLVLSTVCSIVLNLYLSFRTELKVQLEAFFSCVLLRIAQSKHGSSYQQQEVAMEALVDFCRQHNFMAEVFANFDCDITCSNVFEDVSNLLSKSAFPVNGPLSAMHILALDGLISMVQGMAERVGEELPASDVPTHEEGYEAFWTVRCENYGDPNLWVPFVRKSKHIKKRLMVGADHFNNDPKKGLQQLQALHLLPEELDPKSVACFFRYTCGLDKNLIGDFLGNHDQFCVQVLHEFAKTFDFQNMNLDNALRLFVGTFRLPGESQKIQRVLEAFSERYYEQSPQILIDKDAALLLSYSIILLNTDHHNTQVKKKMTEEDFIRNNRCINGGADLPREYLSELYHSICDSEIQMIPDQGTGFQMMTSSRWISVIYKSKETSPYIICDSTSHLGRDMFHIVYGPTIAATSVVFEQAEQEDVLQRCVDGFFAIAKLSAYYHLNRVLDDLVVSLCIFTPFFASLSVDEAVLALGEDARARMATEALFLIANKYGDYISSGWKSIVECVLSLHKLQILPAHIASDAADDPEPSTSNIEQERPLANPVSVVSQAQPSAAPRKSSSFIGRFSQLLSFDMEEIEPLPTEEELAAYKLARGIVKDCHIDSIFSDSKFLQAESLQQLVSSLIKAAAKDEASAVFCLELLIAVTLNNRDRILLIWQTVYEHISGIVQSTTTPCPLVEKAVFGVLKICQRLLPYKENLTDELLKSLQLVLKLDARVADAYCEPITQEVARLVKANASHVRSHVGWRTIISLLSITARHPEASDAGFEALRFIMSEGAHLLPSNYILCLDAARQFAESRVGEIDRSISAIDLMSNSVFCLARWSQEAKKSVGEDEAMMKLSQDIGEMWLRLVNNLKRVCLDQRDQVRNHAILMLQRSVAGADGIMLPQPLWFQCFDSAIFPLLDELLAVSVENSRKTFKKTVEETLVLATKLMSKAFLQSLQDISQQPSFCRLWLGVLDRMGTYMSTKFRGKRSEKVHELIPELLKNTLLVMKTTGVLLPGDDIGSDSFWQLTWLHVKKISPSLQSEVFPQEELDQFQRRNAKPEDTPPEMGVE; this is encoded by the exons ATGGGGCATCAGAATCATCATCCTTCGGGAAGCAACTCGTTCCATGGAGGAGAGTTCAAGAGTTGTCACTCCAAACCGTCCAAGGTTGCTGTGGCGTCCATGATCAATTCCGAGATTGGCGCAGTTTTGGCTGTGATGAGGAGGAATGTGCGGTGGGGTGTTCGCTACATTGGAGATGATGATCAGTTGGAGCATTCTCTTATCCATTCTTTGAAAGAACTGCGTAAACAGATATTTATGTGGCATGCCAATTGGCAAAACGTTGACCCAAAGCTCTACATACAGCCGTTTCTGGACGTCATACTATCTGATGAAACTGGGGCTCCCATCACTGGCGTTGCTTTGTCCTCTGTCTACAAGATCTTAACCCTTGACGTCTTTACACTTGATACCGTGAATGTGGGAGAGGCGATGCATATCATAGTTGATGCTCTGAAAAGCTGTCGTTTCGAGGTAACTGATCCTGCCTCCGAGGAAGTGGTTCTGATGAAGATACTTCAAGTTCTTCTTGCTTGTATCAAGAGTAAGGCAGCTAATGGGTTGAGTAATCAAGATATTTTCACCATCATCAACATTTGCTTGCGTGTTGTTCATCAATCAACCTCCAAAAGTGAATTGTTGCAGCGTCTAGCGCGACACactatgcatgagttggtcagGTGTATCTTCTCTCAGCTTCCTTATATCAGCCCGCTAGCTAATGAAACCGAATTAAATGTCGGTGACAAG GTGGGAACAGTGGACTGGGATCAGAAATCTAGAGAAAGCAAAGTTGTAAATGGAAATATTGATAGCGTATCTGTTACTCTCGGCACTGACAAAGATCCTCGAAGTTCTGAGATGGTTGCTCCAGAAACAGAGCTTAATAATGATGAAAAGGGAACTGAGGTCAGTGATGACTTGAATGTTGCTGCGAATGGTGAAAGTGCAATGTTGGCACCTTTTGGTATTCCATGCATGGTAGAGATTTTTCATTTCTTGTGTACTCTGTTGAATGTTGGAGAAAGCGGTGAAGTCAATTCTAGGTCCAACCCTATCGCATTTGATGAAGACGTTCCTCTTTTCGCTCTGGGTTTAGTTAATTCCGCTATAGAACTTGGAGGCTCTTCTTTCCGTGAGCACCCAAAGTTGCTGAGTTTAATTCAGGATGAGTTATTCTGTAACTTGATGCAGTTTGGTATGTCAATGAGCCCTCTGGTTCTTTCTACAGTTTGCAGCATCGTCCTTAATCTCTACCTGAGTTTCCGTACTGAGCTTAAGGTGCAGCTTGAAGCTTTCTTCTCATGTGTACTTCTGAGAATTGCACAGAGCAAACATGGCTCTTCTTACCAGCAACAGGAGGTTGCTATGGAAGCTCTAGTTGATTTTTGCAGACAACATAATTTCATGGCTGAAGTGTTTGCGAATTTTGATTGTGATATAACCTGCAGTAATGTGTTCGAAGATGTTTCAAACTTGCTATCAAAGAGTGCATTCCCAGTGAATGGGCCTTTATCAGCTATGCATATACTTGCGTTGGATGGGTTAATTTCCATGGTTCAGGGAATGGCTGAAAGGGTTGGTGAGGAATTGCCGGCGTCAGATGTTCCTACACACGAAGAAGGATATGAAGCATTTTGGACAGTGAGATGTGAGAACTACGGAGATCCTAACTTATGGGTTCCCTTTGTCCGTAAGTCAAAGCACATCAAGAAAAGGCTGATGGTTGGGGCTGATCATTTTAACAATGATCCTAAAAAGGGTCTGCAACAACTCCAAGCGTTGCACTTGCTGCCGGAGGAACTTGATCCAAAGAGTGTTGCGTGCTTCTTCAGGTATACATGTGGGTTAGATAAGAATCTTATAGGAGATTTCCTGGGAAATCATGACCAGTTCTGTGTTCAGGTGCTTCATGAGTTTGCCAAGACGTTTGACTTCCAGAACATGAATCTTGATAATGCTCTGCGTCTCTTTGTGGGTACATTTAGATTGCCTGGCGAGTCGCAGAAGATACAGAGGGTGCTTGAGGCGTTTTCTGAGAGATACTATGAGCAGTCGCCACAGATACTGATTGATAAAGATGCTGCCCTCTTGTTATCTTACTCGATAATCTTGCTGAACACAGATCACCACAACACGCAAGTTAAGAAAAAGATGACTGAAGAAGATTTCATCCGTAACAACAGGTGCATAAACGGAGGCGCAGATCTTCCTAGGGAGTACTTATCTGAGCTGTATCATTCAATCTGCGACAGTGAGATTCAGATGATCCCAGATCAGGGAACCGGTTTCCAAATGATGACATCGAGTCGGTGGATTAGTGTGATTTACAAGTCCAAAGAAACCAGCCCCTATATCATATGTGACAGCACATCGCATCTGGGCCGTGACATGTTTCATATCGTGTATGGTCCAACTATTGCAGCTACATCAGTGGTTTTTGAGCAAGCAGAGCAAGAAGATGTTTTACAGAGATGTGTTGATGGGTTTTTCGCCATTGCAAAACTTTCAGCGTACTATCATTTGAATAGGGTATTGGATGATCTGGTTGTGTCTCTCTGCATATTCACGCCATTCTTCGCTTCATTATCTGTTGATGAAGCTGTTCTTGCTCTAGGAGAAGATGCCAGAGCTAGAATGGCTACCGAAGCTCTTTTCTTGATTGCAAACAAATACGGTGACTATATCAGCTCGGGCTGGAAAAGCATCGTGGAATGTGTCTTGAGCCTCCACAAACTCCAGATCTTACCAGCTCATATAGCTAGTGATGCAGCGGATGACCCGGAGCCATCAACTAGTAACATAGAGCAAGAAAGACCTTTAGCAAATCCCGTGTCAGTAGTATCACAGGCACAACCCTCAGCGGCGCCTAGAAAATCCTCTAGCTTTATTGGTCGGTTTAGCCAGCTTTTGTCTTTTGACATGGAAGAGATAGAGCCATTGCCAACTGAGGAAGAACTGGCAGCTTATAAACTCGCTCGTGGGATAGTGAAAGATTGTCACATTGATAGCATATTCTCTGACAGCAAGTTTCTCCAAGCTGAGTCTCTGCAGCAGCTTGTTAGCTCTCTCATAAAAGCAGCCGCGAAAGATGAAGCTAGTGCGGTCTTTTGCCTTGAGCTTCTGATTGCAGTAACTCTGAACAACCGAGACAGAATCCTACTGATCTGGCAAACTGTTTACGAGCACATCTCGGGTATTGTTCAGTCAACGACAACACCTTGCCCGCTTGTTGAAAAGGCTGTTTTCGGTGTCTTGAAGATTTGTCAGAGATTATTGCCTTACAAGGAGAACCTAACAGACGAACTTCTGAAGTCACTCCAACTTGTTCTCAAGCTTGATGCAAGAGTGGCTGATGCGTACTGCGAACCCATTACTCAAGAAGTTGCCCGTCTTGTAAAAGCGAATGCATCTCATGTCAGATCTCATGTTGGTTGGCGAACAATCATATCTCTGTTATCAATCACAGCTCGGCATCCAGAAGCTTCTGATGCTGGATTTGAAGCTCTCCGGTTTATAATGTCAGAAGGAGCTCACTTGCTACCATCAAACTACATTCTCTGTTTAGATGCAGCTAGACAGTTTGCTGAATCCCGAGTCGGCGAAATCGATAGGTCTATATCAGCCATCGACTTAATGTCAAACTCTGTGTTCTGTCTTGCAAGGTGGTCTCAAGAGGCGAAAAAGTCGGTGGGAGAAGATGAAGCTATGATGAAACTAAGCCAAGATATTGGAGAAATGTGGCTCAGGCTTGTGAACAACCTCAAAAGAGTTTGTCTTGATCAGCGCGACCAAGTGAGAAACCACGCCATCTTAATGCTGCAGAGATCTGTAGCCGGTGCAGACGGGATAATGTTACCGCAACCTCTATGGTTCCAGTGCTTCGACTCCGCAATCTTCCCATTGCTAGACGAATTGCTCGCGGTTTCAGTCGAAAATTCAAGAAAGACATTCAAGAAAACGGTTGAAGAAACGCTTGTGCTCGCCACAAAGCTCATGTCAAAGGCTTTTCTTCAGTCTCTCCAAGACATCTCGCAGCAACCATCGTTCTGCAGACTCTGGCTTGGTGTATTGGACCGTATGGGGACTTACATGTCGACCAAGTTCAGAGGAAAACGCAGCGAGAAAGTCCATGAACTCATACCGGAACTGCTGAAGAACACGTTGCTGGTGATGAAGACAACGGGTGTTCTATTACCAGGTGATGATATCGGTAGTGATAGTTTCTGGCAACTTACTTGGCTTCATGTTAAGAAGATATCTCCGTCTCTGCAATCTGAAGTGTTCCCTCAAGAAGAGCTCGATCAGTTTCAGAGACGAAACGCAAAGCCTGAAGATACTCCACCTGAGATGGGGGTGGAATAG